The following proteins come from a genomic window of Pichia kudriavzevii chromosome 1, complete sequence:
- a CDS encoding uncharacterized protein (PKUD0A10250; similar to Saccharomyces cerevisiae YBL007C (SLA1); ancestral locus Anc_4.108), with translation MSAPFIGIYTAVYDYTAQNDEELSIKESDILYLLEKSDFDDWWLVKKRVLDANVEEPQGLVPRSYIEPAVPKEKAIALYDYTKQTEEELSFSENTQFNVYDSSDPNWTLVDINGQQFGFVPGNYIDIVKSQQPQQQQQQQQPVLPIQPQASQPTASLTAFPTPSFQSASTQSFPKPPQRSDRTSQSPSKLDNYRNTNEGYGREDLDHGQDGEEPPRMPARPSGNDNTTSTSRSTRSNGKSYFNNKNNNESSNGYDDDNDYPDGDDDDDDDYGKAAVSSSRSRSGTQTSHMSRRKSISNFFHSSKKDDEVIEPIHGDFAWKMHEIDGKKKRSGVLEIGNGKIYIDIDNKYNESWSIANLVNYNAEKKHVFLDFKSPSESFELHVGNKDSAQAIMSILGDMKGLHTQSALADVKKAQREGYEAGLASSTSDSSPIMGVILYDFDGADDDELTCREGDKVLIINSKKSKEWWMVENSRGKRGVVPSNYIKLLSKKTKNGISDGSSNNNGSSSSGGGFIKNLLGSSKSPKKKSSKDKDREERELRERARIQMEKEELARQRRLVESKEKSLLEREREQRAKREKIRRYDEKLRERERQRSRDSKSSSKNSEKQFEQPNPHRVRTWIDRSGAFKVEAEFLGVQNGKIHVHKTNGVKIAVDANKISNEDLEYVERITGTSLEKYKQKFDREVAPTSSSSSQNRISSQPPQAQLQPQSTEPSLPSRDSSSAVARQKAKAIPLRADLIDYWFNVCVESGVDVAVCDRYARNFAQEQVDESVLGEVTPALMRTLGVREGDILKIKRYIDMKLGRSKSPSDPLPPQPQTSATEDEWTSRPAASISNQQQSSSILASPPPPTKSDSKQVTPQITGSIVDLLNIKPMEPTKTGVTPVKPVSQAPPRNLEPLTATTTGAATKSDTTGANLMPMTQQKTSSTQQPIIAMPTGFVPITMVPMMTGMMTGMMTGMRTGGISGGLINPTMTGGAPMTTFGVQSLAQQPQAQQQQKTGGFILPLNTGAQNMNMPQTTFGAIPSMATGGAGTGIVKLQPTGVKLQKTGGFGVMQPTMKTGGGFVPQTSFGMQLNNAVTGGNTMNNALTGGLMPQTSFMNPAITGGNNMMPQTSFMNPAITGGNNMMPQTSFMNPTMTGGLQMQNPAVTGNNMMPQTSFMNPAITGGNSMIPQTSFMNPTMTGGLQIQNPATTGGMLPPTSFMNPATTGGMMSNTSFGGAAQLQPQATGFGFGNGGNSSTGKQQANLANATADNPFGF, from the coding sequence ATGTCGGCACCGTTTATAGGCATCTACACTGCCGTCTACGACTATACAGCCCAAAACGACGAAGAATTGTCCATCAAGGAAAGCGACATTCTTTATCTATTGGAGAAGTCGGATTTCGACGACTGGTGGctggtgaagaagagagTCTTGGACGCCAACGTTGAGGAGCCGCAGGGATTGGTCCCTAGATCGTACATCGAGCCAGCTGTCCCCAAGGAAAAGGCAATTGCTCTGTATGATTACACAAAGCAAACCGAGGAAGAACTCTCCTTTAGTGAAAACACCCAATTCAACGTGTACGACTCATCGGATCCTAATTGGACGCTGGTGGATATCAACGGCCAGCAGTTTGGGTTTGTTCCGGGAAACTACATTGACATTGTCAAGTCGCAACAgccacaacaacaacaacaacaacaacaacccGTTCTACCTATTCAACCGCAAGCGTCTCAACCTACTGCCTCTCTAACTGCATTTCCTACCCCCTCGTTTCAATCGGCGTCCACCCAATCATTTCCTAAACCTCCTCAAAGAAGTGACAGGACTTCTCAAAGTCCTTCGAAGCTGGACAACTATAGAAACACCAACGAAGGATATGGACGTGAAGACCTCGACCACGGACAAGATGGCGAAGAACCTCCTCGTATGCCGGCAAGACCATCCGGTAATGACAAtacaacttcaacttctcGTTCGACCCGTTCAAATGGAAAATCTTActttaataataaaaacaacaatgaaAGTAGCAATGGctatgatgatgataatgattatcctgatggtgatgatgatgatgatgatgattatgGCAAGGCAGCTGTGTCTTCATCGCGTTCTAGATCAGGCACGCAAACCTCTCATATGTCACGGAGGAAATCCATATCCAACTTTTTCCATTCAAGTaaaaaagatgatgaagttatAGAGCCAATCCATGGCGATTTTGCTTGGAAAATGCACGAAATCGACggcaaaaagaaaagatcaGGAGTGTTGGAAATTGGTAATGGCAAGATCTACATTGATATCGATAACAAGTACAATGAATCATGGTCAATTGCTAATTTGGTCAATTACAATGCCGAAAAGAAACAcgtttttcttgatttcaaatcGCCTTCTGAATCTTTTGAACTACATGTAGGTAATAAAGATTCTGCTCAAGCAATCATGTCGATTTTGGGCGATATGAAAGGGTTACATACTCAATCTGCTTTGGCTGATGTAAAGAAAGCCCAAAGAGAAGGTTACGAGGCTGGTTTAGCATCCTCCACTTCTGATTCTTCTCCGATCATGGGTGTGATTTTGTACGATTTTGATGGTGccgatgatgatgaattgacTTGTCGGGAAGGCGATAAGGTTTTAATTATTAACAGTAAAAAGTCAAAAGAATGGTGGATGGTTGAAAATTCCAGGGGTAAACGTGGTGTTGTACCTTCAAACTATATCAAATtgctttcaaagaaaactaaaaacGGTATCTCCGATGGCTCTTCCAATAATAATGGTAGTAGTAGTAGTGGTGGTGGATTTATTAAAAACCTATTAGGTTCTAGTAAAtctccaaagaaaaaatcttcTAAAGATAAGGACCGTGAAGAGAGAGAACTACGTGAAAGGGCAAGAAttcaaatggaaaaagaagagcTTGCCAGACAACGTCGCCTTGTCGAGTCTAAGGAAAAGAGTTTATTAGAACGTGAAAGAGAACAACGTGCAAAACGTGAAAAAATCCGTCGTTACGATGAGAAATTACGTGAAAGAGAACGTCAAAGAAGCCGTGActcaaaatcatcttcTAAAAACTCCGAAAAACAATTTGAACAACCAAACCCTCATCGGGTTCGTACTTGGATTGATAGATCTGGCGCATTCAAAGTTGAAGCTGAATTTTTGGGTGTTCAAAACGGTAAAATCCATGTTCATAAAACAAACGGCGTCAAAATTGCCGTCGATGCTaataaaatttcaaacgAAGATTTAGAGtatgttgaaagaatcaCCGGTACTTCATTAGAGAAATACAAGCAAAAATTCGACAGGGAAGTCGCTCCAACTTCTTCCAGTTCAAGTCAAAATAGAATTAGTTCTCAGCCTCCACAAGCTCAACTGCAGCCTCAATCAACTGAACCGTCATTACCTTCACGTGATTCCTCTTCCGCGGTCGCACGTCAAAAGGCAAAGGCCATTCCATTACGTGCCGATCTAATTGATTATTGGTTCAACGTATGTGTGGAATCtggtgttgatgttgctgTTTGTGATAGATATGCTAGGAATTTTGCCCAGgaacaagttgatgaatCTGTCTTAGGCGAAGTAACACCCGCATTGATGCGTACTCTGGGTGTCAGGGAAGGAGacatattgaagataaagagATACATAGACATGAAATTGGGTAGATCTAAATCGCCAAGTGATCCATTACCGCCTCAACCCCAAACCTCAGCAACTGAAGATGAATGGACTTCAAGGCCTGCTGCATCTATTTCCAATCAACAGCAGTCCAGTAGTATTCTAGCATCACCTCCACCTCCAACTAAGTCTGACTCTAAACAAGTAACTCCTCAAATCACCGGTTCGATTGTTGATTTATTGAATATTAAACCCATGGAGCCTACAAAAACAGGCGTTACTCCAGTCAAGCCGGTCAGCCAAGCACCTCCAAGAAATCTGGAACCGTTAACTGCAACCACAACTGGAGCTGCAACTAAGTCTGACACTACAGGCGCTAATCTAATGCCAATGACTCAACAAAAGACGTCATCGACACAACAACCAATTATTGCTATGCCAACTGGGTTTGTCCCAATAACAATGGTTCCAATGATGACTGGTATGATGACTGGTATGATGACTGGTATGCGTACTGGTGGTATCTCCGGAGGATTGATAAACCCTACAATGACAGGTGGTGCGCCTATGACTACATTTGGTGTCCAATCACTAGCACAACAACCCCAAGCacaacagcagcagaaAACAGGAGGTTTTATTTTACCATTAAATACTGGTGCACAGAATATGAACATGCCGCAAACTACATTTGGGGCAATTCCTTCCATGGCTACCGGTGGTGCTGGTACGGGTATTGTTAAATTACAACCAACCGGTGTAAAATTACAGAAAACTGGTGGTTTTGGTGTAATGCAACCAACAATGAAGACTGGCGGGGGGTTTGTGCCGCAAACATCTTTTGGCATGCAACTGAATAATGCAGTTACTGGAGGTAATACTATGAATAACGCTTTGACTGGCGGATTGATGCCTCAAACATCATTTATGAATCCAGCAATTACTGGTGGTAATAACATGATGCCACAGACATCTTTTATGAATCCAGCCATTACTGGTGGTAATAACATGATGCCACAGACATCTTTTATGAATCCTACCATGACCGGTGGTCTACAAATGCAAAATCCTGCCGTGACTGGTAATAATATGATGCCACAGACATCGTTTATGAATCCAGCAATTACTGGTGGTAATAGCATGATACCACAGACATCTTTTATGAATCCTACCATGACCGGTGGCCTGCAAATACAAAATCCAGCAACAACTGGTGGTATGCTTCCACCTACATCGTTTATGAATCCTGCAACCACTGGAGGCATGATGTCAAATACTTCATTTGGCGGTGCTGCTCAGTTGCAACCGCAAGCTACAGGATTTGGATTTGGTAATGGCGGAAATAGCAGTACTGGTAAACAACAGGCTAATTTGGCAAATGCAACCGCTGATAATCCTTTTGGATTCTGA
- a CDS encoding uncharacterized protein (PKUD0A10260; similar to Saccharomyces cerevisiae YMR172W (HOT1); ancestral locus Anc_6.243) yields the protein MSVSTDAPHTHLLSRSGETESGVPHEDHQHVKEVEIHPSLQYQEKDGTEANDANEANDANDANDANENTTQRLEDDNSGESFLRNRESDVANTNTQSGLHQDKFDEKKLLIDATMEHNTTKEEYEAKKLFIDNLSTLSSLVNDTILEIADLGNSIIRSNNNIKSYSNYMKNTKSFLPFCSFIELSPEQRSPTSHSNSSSSSNQSPCQIPTLDDFETKLFSANIPFIPGTRIPDIDLNAQAKTVKDIWDEWTVGYKHFPALSSLEGKFGTRWRRGRIAKSAQRRKKVIEFIENEYKLHSHHLKDIEQVVNDLDTYRLSQGKGLFWLYGALPETLYDDSGDLIYKLTDEMRLKYEKQMEKRQQLNRPGPKKQKVQNGVFKIHKKPKNPNNRSARKQSRSKKSLKLKEGLTSKLPIKDSPNEDSKMDIDQAIAKGGTESDVEKDIAPPPLQEKQQEKQHQHQQQQQQEQEQQQLPQYQQQQKQLQQKQTQQQQQQQQRQQTVQVDQKNADLVHNDLVDQRVIRNNEEEEDDDEDDDEDDDDVNIPSAAQVAAMAALSVDGDDEEHSLVNSAALAVAAQHVAAQQRKREQEYRSTNRIDHDDEDNTDPALSKL from the coding sequence ATGTCTGTCTCTACAGATGCTCCGCATACCCACCTCTTGAGCCGTTCTGGGGAAACCGAATCTGGTGTCCCGCACGAAGATCATCAACACGTCAAGGAGGTTGAAATTCATCCGTCTTTGCAATATCAGGAGAAGGACGGAACCGAGGCAAACGACGCCAACGAGGCAAACGACGCCAATGATGCCAATGATGCCAATGAAAATACCACTCAAAGGCTAGAAGATGATAATAGTGGTGAGTCTTTTTTGAGAAATAGAGAATCTGATGTGGCTAATACTAATACTCAGAGTGGTTTACACCAAGACAAATTTGACGAGAAGAAACTCCTGATTGATGCCACAATGGAACACAACACAACCAAGGAAGAATATGAAGCTAAAAAGTTGTTCATTGATAACCTATCCACATTGTCGTCTTTGGTGAATGATACTATACTTGAAATTGCCGATCTGGGGAATAGTATTATTAGGTCAAATAACAATATTAAATCTTATTCAAACTATATGAAGAACACAAAATCATTCCTACCCTTTTGTTCATTCATAGAGTTATCACCAGAACAACGCTCCCCAACTTCACattcaaactcttcatcatcttcaaatcaatcaCCTTGCCAAATTCCTACACTGGACGATTTCGAAACAAAACTTTTCAGCGCTAATATCCCCTTTATTCCGGGTACTAGAATTCCCGACATCGATTTAAATGCTCAGGCGAAAACAGTAAAGGACATTTGGGATGAATGGACTGTTGGTTATAAACATTTCCCGGCATTGTCTTCATTAGAAGGGAAATTTGGGACTCGTTGGCGTCGTGGTAGAATTGCAAAATCTGCTCAGAGACGTAAGAAAGTAATTGAGTTTATTGAAAACGAGTACAAATTACACAGTCAccatttgaaagatatcGAGCAAGTTGTCAATGATTTGGATACCTATAGACTATCCCAAGGTAAGGGGCTATTTTGGCTTTATGGTGCGTTGCCCGAAACACTGTATGATGATTCAGGTGACTTGATTTACAAGTTAACCGATGAAATGAGATTGAAGTATGAGAAGCAGATGGAAAAACGACAACAGTTGAATCGTCCTGGcccaaagaaacaaaaagtaCAAAATGGTGTTTTTAAAATACACAAGAAACCCAAGAATCCAAATAATAGAAGTGCTAGAAAGCAAAGTAGATCTAAGAAAAGTTTAAAACTAAAGGAGGGACTAACATCCAAACTTCCAATTAAGGACTCGCCAAATGAAGATTCAAAAATGGATATTGATCAAGCTATTGCCAAAGGTGGTACCGAAAGTGACGTTGAGAAAGATATAGCACCACCACCATTACAAGAAAAGCAGCAAGAAAAGCAGCATCAGcatcagcaacaacaacaacaagaacaagaacaacagCAGCTGCCACagtatcaacaacagcaaaaaCAGCttcaacagaaacaaactcaacagcagcaacagcagcaacagcgACAGCAGACTGTACAAGTCGATCAGAAAAATGCTGATTTAGTTCATAATGATCTTGTTGACCAACGTGTAATTCgaaacaatgaagaagaagaagacgacGATGAGGACGACGATGAGGACGATGACGATGTAAACATTCCTTCAGCAGCTCAAGTGGCAGCCATGGCTGCTCTATctgttgatggtgatgatgaggaaCACTCACTTGTGAATTCTGCGGCACTAGCAGTTGCTGCACAACATGTTGCCGCCCAACAACGCAAAAGGGAGCAAGAGTATCGCTCGACAAACCGTATTGACCatgacgatgaagataatACAGATCCTGCATTATCTAAATTATGA
- a CDS encoding uncharacterized protein (PKUD0A10270; similar to Saccharomyces cerevisiae YNL142W (MEP2); ancestral locus Anc_2.99), protein MSDTTSNDVWTTNLSAQYDGAGMVWVMVSGALVWIMIPGVGLLYSGMSRKKHALSLLWASMMAICLISFQWYFWGYTLTFGKAHSQFLGSMQHFCLMGVLGKDDALAGLPDIVFCFFQGMFAMITGCIMLGGACERARLGPMMVFLFIWITIVYCPAAMWTWNGDGWLAQLGAYDFAGGGPVHQASGFGALAYAFVCGKRRDPLTSKGIPKYKPHSVTSVVLGTVFLWFGWFGFNGGSAGDASLRGFYANVNTNLAAACGGLTWMFLDWFRCGHKWTTIGLCSGAVAGLVGITPAAGFVPVYFAPPIGAITAVCCNYAVDLKVIMKIDDGMDVFALHGIGGFVGSFLTGLFSADYIAASDYGVVIEGGWLNHHYRQLGLQLAACVSIDAWSFVVTTIILLIMNQIPFLKIRLSEEEEDLGTDATQIGEFTYQESNMYIPEPVRSKALPQNAHSEDANAVPMADDSTSTEKHDNIV, encoded by the coding sequence ATGTCTGATACTACTTCTAACGATGTGTGGACAACAAACCTCTCTGCGCAATACGATGGGGCCGGCATGGTGTGGGTCATGGTCTCTGGTGCACTTGTTTGGATTATGATCCCCGGCGTGGGTCTCTTGTATTCTGGTATGTCGAGAAAGAAACATGCCTTGAGCTTGTTGTGGGCTTCCATGATGGCCATTTGTCTAATTTCGTTTCAGTGGTATTTTTGGGGGTACACTCTCACGTTTGGTAAGGCACATTCACAGTTTCTCGGCTCCATGCAACACTTTTGTTTAATGGGGGTCTTGGGTAAAGATGACGCATTGGCGGGGTTGCCTGATATagttttctgttttttccaAGGTATGTTTGCCATGATTACCGGCTGTATCATGTTGGGTGGTGCATGCGAGAGGGCAAGATTGGGTCCAATGATGGTTTTCCTATTTATTTGGATAACCATTGTCTATTGTCCAGCTGCTATGTGGACTTGGAATGGTGACGGTTGGTTGGCTCAATTGGGTGCTTATGATTTTGCAGGTGGTGGACCTGTCCATCAAGCTAGTGGATTTGGCGCTTTAGCTTATGCCTTTGTATGTGGTAAAAGAAGAGACCCATTAACAAGTAAGGGGATCCCTAAATATAAACCTCATTCGGTTACATCGGTTGTTTTAGGTACAGTTTTCCTATGGTTTGGTTGGTTTGGTTTCAATGGTGGTTCTGCAGGAGATGCATCTCTAAGAGGCTTCTATGCTAATGTCAATACTAATTTGGCAGCAGCTTGTGGTGGGCTAACTTGGATGTTTCTTGATTGGTTCAGATGCGGACATAAATGGACAACTATTGGTTTATGTTCGGGTGCTGTTGCAGGCTTGGTTGGTATTACCCCAGCTGCAGGATTTGTTCCTGTTTATTTTGCACCCCCAATTGGCGCAATCACAGCAGTCTGTTGTAACTACGctgttgatttgaaagtCATTATGAAGATCGATGATGGTATGGATGTTTTCGCCCTTCATGGTATTGGTGGATTTGTTGGTTCCTTTTTGACTGGGTTATTCTCAGCAGATTATATTGCAGCATCAGATTACGGTGTTGTCATTGAAGGTGGTTGGTTGAATCACCATTATAGACAATTGGGATTACAATTGGCTGCTTGTGTATCAATTGATGCTTGGTCCTTTGTTGTTACAACGATCATCTTGTTAATCATGAACCAAATTCCTTTCTTGAAGATTAGATTAtctgaagaggaagaagatttAGGTACCGATGCTACACAAATTGGTGAATTCACTTACCAAGAATCAAATATGTACATCCCAGAACCAGTCAGAAGTAAGGCTCTCCCTCAAAATGCCCATTCTGAAGATGCTAACGCAGTCCCAATGGCCGATGATAGCACATCAACCGAAAAACACGATAACATTGTTTga
- a CDS encoding uncharacterized protein (PKUD0A10280) — MPDTSLAEYRKKLHALLHNKDAGNAPKKSVNFHPPSHCPSSFSASSSSSSKERVRVDNRIEELEKSVDMKNRKIVELGKANMEKVQIIKQLNDKVRKLEIENSRKDARIKQLEKVILDLQNLQTQAMGDLTKKIEEELSDNITFHSDVEDKHQFSIHNLENTKESTQNYTDLHLSTQQLLNLDLGDLVINPPSSVPKDYNLPYVHSDDSDLDQYLFEV; from the coding sequence ATGCCTGACACAAGCCTAGCCGAGTATAGGAAGAAGCTACATGCTCTCTTGCATAACAAAGATGCAGGTAATGCCCCGAAGAAATCGGTGAATTTTCATCCTCCTTCTCATTGTCCCTCCTCTTTTTCAGCGTCTTCCTCTTCCAGTTCGAAAGAGAGAGTTCGGGTTGATAATCGCATTGAGGAACTTGAGAAATCAGTCGACATGAAGAACAGAAAAATAGTGGAATTGGGGAAGGCCAACATGGAGAAAGTCCAAATAATCAAGCAGTTAAACGATAAAGTAAGGAAATTGGAAATAGAGAATTCTAGAAAAGATGCCCGCATAAAACAGCTCGAGAAGGTTATCTTGGACTTGCAGAACTTACAGACACAAGCAATGGGCGATttaaccaaaaaaatagaagaagaacttaGTGACAACATTACATTTCATagtgatgttgaagataaaCATCAGTTTTCAATCcacaatttggaaaatactAAAGAATCCACGCAAAATTACACCGATTTGCATCTGAGTACACAACAGTTGCTCAATCTTGATTTGGGAGATCTAGTAATCAATCCGCCATCATCTGTTCCAAAAGACTACAATCTTCCCTATGTTCATTCAGACGATAGTGACCTTGACCAATACCTATTTGAAGTCTAA
- a CDS encoding uncharacterized protein (PKUD0A10290; Pfam Domains: Pkinase(3.4e-36)|Pkinase_Tyr(1.7e-11)): MSLVRYDSTTSMDLIREGDEKQLTVVYKNNESNEIVLYDSATNEFEVVKLDDYFQPSNNQPNNSSDGVEDTHSNLNNGYICSHCGMFNEIDQLNVDDHQHHHHHQRRNRDTDDFYKQPFSFSSMADNEKFARATPKTFMRSDYFRLLTNSVSKNQLNQRELTDGDQHYQFHKIPEVLINQGYFNKFFKVLSELGKGSFGAVYKVEHELLGLNLGVFALKKIAIGDDVNNLRKILGEVKFLYDLSCNLSDNFNNATYSNNVVKYNHVWVEVDQVSTFGPKVPVVFLLFEYCAGGTLEDWVHKLTNPKLSLFEQKILRRKKKSIHSKIKPRLLNNLEIFKVFKDITQGLNYLHDMNILHRDLKPSNCLFRNTFPENYIPITKLEDLDKIPTLLVSDFGESIMVNSLEESWQNDQSTGNTGTIEYVAPEVILKRKQKEKLPQFGGFSYSSDIYSLGMLLYYLCFGKLPFIHDSKEGISEEILNEGLFDNLYDLRGNEDGFLYDWIELIEALVVKNPNDRPLTNEILGVLDKIYHKLQQIENENLKQPEDIATDQDIVAKGVNGINYNYHHINMIIMGVVNIFIFKSLDLLIFTNLQFLLLGLYFGDSRFSNYTYQIGVFSSITLMLYYIITLWIHK, translated from the coding sequence ATGTCTTTGGTAAGATACGATTCTACAACTTCTATGGATCTCATCCGTGAAGGAGATGAAAAACAACTGACTGTCGTTTATAAAAATAACGAATCTAATGAAATTGTCCTTTATGATTCAGCCACTAATGAGTTTGAGGTGGTCAAACTGGACGACTACTTCCAGCCTTCTAACAATCAACCAAACAACTCCAGTGATGGTGTAGAAGACACACACTCAAACCTCAATAACGGGTACATATGTTCCCATTGTGGAATGTTCAATGAAATAGACCAACTAAATGTCGATGATCATCAGCACcaccaccatcaccaaCGTCGTAATCGTGACACTGATGACTTCTATAAACAGCCCTTTTCATTCAGCAGCATGGCTGATAATGAGAAGTTTGCACGAGCAACTCCAAAAACTTTTATGAGGAGTGACTATTTCCGGTTGTTGACTAATTCAGTTTCTAAGAACCAATTAAACCAAAGAGAGTTGACTGATGGTGATCAACATTATCAATTCCATAAAATACCAGAAGTTCTAATTAACCAAGGCtatttcaataaattcttcaaagttttaTCTGAATTAGGTAAGGGTTCTTTTGGCGCTGTATACAAAGTTGAGCATGAATTGTTGGGACTAAATCTAGGTGTATTTgctttgaagaaaatagcTATTGGTGATGATGTCAATAACCTAAGAAAGATTTTAGGTGAAGTGAAGTTCTTATATGATTTAAGTTGTAATTTGTCGgataatttcaacaacgCCACATACAGTAACAACGTGGTCAAATATAATCATGTGTGGGTTGAAGTAGATCAAGTTTCGACGTTCGGACCTAAAGTCCCTGTTGTCTTTCTACTTTTTGAATACTGTGCAGGTGGAACATTAGAGGATTGGGTTCATAAGCTCACAAACCCAAAACTAAGTCTATTTGAGCAAAAAATCttaagaagaaagaagaaaagtaTACATTCCAAAATTAAACCAAGATTATTGaataatttggaaatttttaaAGTGTTCAAAGATATTACACAGGGTTTGAACTATTTGCATGATATGAACATCTTACACCGTGACTTGAAACCTTCCAATTGTTTATTCAGAAATACATTCCCAGAAAACTATATACCTATTACAAAATTAGAAGATTTAGATAAAATTCCAACCCTTTTAGTTTCCGATTTCGGTGAATCCATAATGGTGAACTCACTTGAAGAATCATGGCAGAATGATCAATCTACCGGTAACACCGGCACTATCGAATATGTTGCGCCAGAAGTAATCCTAAAgaggaaacaaaaggagaaattACCACAATTTGGAGGCTTCAGTTATTCGAGCGATATATATTCATTAGGTATGTTACTATATTATCTGtgttttggaaaactaCCTTTCATCCATGATTCAAAAGAGGGTATTAGCGAGGAAATTTTAAATGAAGGcttatttgataatttatATGATCTAAGAGGTAATGAGGACGGATTCCTATATGATTGGATAGAACTAATTGAAGCACTAGTTGTTaaaaatccaaatgatAGACCTTTAACCAATGAAATTTTGGGGGTTCTAGATAAAATCTACCATAAGTTACAACAGATcgaaaatgaaaatttgaaacaaCCCGAAGATATAGCCACAGATCAGGATATAGTGGCAAAGGGGGTCAACGGGATCAATTACAACTATCATCATATAAACATGATTATTATGGGAGTGGTAAAcatatttattttcaaatcattggACCTCTTGATTTTCACAAACTTGCAATTTTTACTCCTTGGACTCTATTTTGGTGATTCAAGATTTTCCAATTATACCTATCAGATTGGGGTTTTCAGTTCCATTACTCTGATGCTATATTATATAATTACACTGTGGATTCATAAG